In the Theobroma cacao cultivar B97-61/B2 chromosome 1, Criollo_cocoa_genome_V2, whole genome shotgun sequence genome, one interval contains:
- the LOC18614510 gene encoding ankyrin-1 isoform X1 — MEPRLFEASRSGDISAFHSLLGEDPFLLDRVALNSVDNPLHISAMAGQTEITKEIVSRKPAFARELSENGFSPMHVASAKGHVEIIRELMRVGYDICLLKGKDGKVPLHCAALKGRVDVVKEQVWACPESVKELTAFGETALHLAVKSNQIEAARVLIEEIRRLDMMEILIWKEKDGNTILHQATFNRQPEIIGLLIGQEAVVSGVNVNAINSSGFTPKDVLDLLLQSGGDCYDIQIHQIFQQAGALKARESTTGPAHVQTEAENFNNKQKLLSSSSWNLWKELMKEVTESSSETKNSLMIVAVLIARITYQAILNSPSGFWSDSDNKNNPTVSTVQKRSRTMSPGEAVMSKNPPIFSVFIGFNSIGFIASVAMIFLLTSGFPFRAGLRLAMFSMIGTYVVAIIYIGPTKMRDIYITVTVMGILFLVEFARFTIWLLKKWRVGPDTRRKH, encoded by the exons ATGGAACCAAGATTGTTCGAAGCATCTCGTTCTGGAGATATTTCTGCATTTCACTCATTACTCGGGGAAGATCCATTTCTGCTTGATCGAGTTGCGTTAAACTCTGTCGATAATCCTCTACACATATCAGCAATGGCGGGACAAACAGAAATCACAAAAGAAATTGTGAGCAGAAAGCCAGCATTCGCTAGGGAGCTAAGTGAAAATGGTTTTAGCCCGATGCATGTCGCTTCGGCTAAAGGGCACGTTGAAATTATAAGAGAGCTTATGAGAGTTGGATATGACATATGTCTTTTGAAGGGAAAAGATGGTAAGGTTCCACTTCATTGCGCGGCTTTGAAAGGCAGAGTTGATGTTGTTAAGGAACAGGTCTGGGCTTGCCCCGAGTCTGTTAAAGAACTGACTGCTTTTGGTGAAACTGCCCTCCATTTGGCTGTGAAGAGTAACCAGATTGAGGCTGCAAGGGTACTGATCGAGGAGATAAGGAGGTTAGATATgatggaaattttgatttggaaagaAAAGGATGGGAACACCATATTACATCAGGCGACCTTCAACAGACAACCTGAG ATTATAGGTCTGTTAATTGGTCAAGAAGCAGTTGTTTCTGGCGTTAACGTAAATGCCATAAACTCAAGCGGCTTTACGCCAAAGGATGTCCTAGATCTTCTGCTCCAAAGTGGAGGTGATTGTTATGATATTCAGATTCATCAGATATTTCAGCAAGCTGGAGCTTTGAAAGCCCGAGAAAGCACAACAGGCCCTGCACATGTTCAAACCGAAGCAGAAAACTTTAACAATAAGCAAAAATTgctatcttcttcttcatggAACCTATGGAAGGAACTGATGAAAGAGGTTACGGAATCATCAAGTGAAACTAAAAACTCATTAATGATTGTGGCAGTCCTGATAGCAAGGATCACATACCAAGCAATTCTGAACTCTCCAAGTGGTTTTTGGTCAGACTCagataataaaaacaatccgACCGTCAGCACCGTTCAGAAGAGATCTAGAACCATGTCGCCTGGAGAGGCTGTCATGAGTAAAAACCCTCCAATCTTTTCTGTGTTCATCGGTTTTAATTCAATTGGTTTCATTGCATCAGTTGCCATGATCTTTCTCCTCACCAGTGGATTCCCTTTCAGGGCAGGCTTGCGGCTGGCCATGTTTTCAATGATTGGTACTTATGTCGTAGCTATAATCTATATAGGTCCAACGAAAATgagagatatatatataacgGTCACTGTGATGGGAATTCTATTTCTTGTGGAGTTTGCACGGTTTACCATATGGTTGCTCAAGAAATGGAGAGTTGGTCCAGATACAAGGAGAAAGCATTAG
- the LOC18614510 gene encoding ankyrin-1 isoform X2 has translation MEPRLFEASRSGDISAFHSLLGEDPFLLDRVALNSVDNPLHISAMAGQTEITKEIVSRKPAFARELSENGFSPMHVASAKGHVEIIRELMRVGYDICLLKGKDGKVPLHCAALKGRVDVVKEQVWACPESVKELTAFGETALHLAVKSNQIEAARVLIEEIRRLDMMEILIWKEKDGNTILHQATFNRQPEIIGLLIGQEAVVSGVNVNAINSSGFTPKDVLDLLLQSGGDCYDIQIHQIFQQAGALKARESTTGPAHVQTEAENFNNKQKLLSSSSWNLWKELMKEVTESSSETKNSLMIVAVLIARITYQAILNSPSGFWSDSDNKNNPTVSTVQKRSRTMSPGEAVMSLRLAMFSMIGTYVVAIIYIGPTKMRDIYITVTVMGILFLVEFARFTIWLLKKWRVGPDTRRKH, from the exons ATGGAACCAAGATTGTTCGAAGCATCTCGTTCTGGAGATATTTCTGCATTTCACTCATTACTCGGGGAAGATCCATTTCTGCTTGATCGAGTTGCGTTAAACTCTGTCGATAATCCTCTACACATATCAGCAATGGCGGGACAAACAGAAATCACAAAAGAAATTGTGAGCAGAAAGCCAGCATTCGCTAGGGAGCTAAGTGAAAATGGTTTTAGCCCGATGCATGTCGCTTCGGCTAAAGGGCACGTTGAAATTATAAGAGAGCTTATGAGAGTTGGATATGACATATGTCTTTTGAAGGGAAAAGATGGTAAGGTTCCACTTCATTGCGCGGCTTTGAAAGGCAGAGTTGATGTTGTTAAGGAACAGGTCTGGGCTTGCCCCGAGTCTGTTAAAGAACTGACTGCTTTTGGTGAAACTGCCCTCCATTTGGCTGTGAAGAGTAACCAGATTGAGGCTGCAAGGGTACTGATCGAGGAGATAAGGAGGTTAGATATgatggaaattttgatttggaaagaAAAGGATGGGAACACCATATTACATCAGGCGACCTTCAACAGACAACCTGAG ATTATAGGTCTGTTAATTGGTCAAGAAGCAGTTGTTTCTGGCGTTAACGTAAATGCCATAAACTCAAGCGGCTTTACGCCAAAGGATGTCCTAGATCTTCTGCTCCAAAGTGGAGGTGATTGTTATGATATTCAGATTCATCAGATATTTCAGCAAGCTGGAGCTTTGAAAGCCCGAGAAAGCACAACAGGCCCTGCACATGTTCAAACCGAAGCAGAAAACTTTAACAATAAGCAAAAATTgctatcttcttcttcatggAACCTATGGAAGGAACTGATGAAAGAGGTTACGGAATCATCAAGTGAAACTAAAAACTCATTAATGATTGTGGCAGTCCTGATAGCAAGGATCACATACCAAGCAATTCTGAACTCTCCAAGTGGTTTTTGGTCAGACTCagataataaaaacaatccgACCGTCAGCACCGTTCAGAAGAGATCTAGAACCATGTCGCCTGGAGAGGCTGTCATGA GCTTGCGGCTGGCCATGTTTTCAATGATTGGTACTTATGTCGTAGCTATAATCTATATAGGTCCAACGAAAATgagagatatatatataacgGTCACTGTGATGGGAATTCTATTTCTTGTGGAGTTTGCACGGTTTACCATATGGTTGCTCAAGAAATGGAGAGTTGGTCCAGATACAAGGAGAAAGCATTAG
- the LOC18614510 gene encoding ankyrin repeat-containing protein At2g01680 isoform X3: MEPRLFEASRSGDISAFHSLLGEDPFLLDRVALNSVDNPLHISAMAGQTEITKEIVSRKPAFARELSENGFSPMHVASAKGHVEIIRELMRVGYDICLLKGKDGKVPLHCAALKGRVDVVKEQVWACPESVKELTAFGETALHLAVKSNQIEAARVLIEEIRRLDMMEILIWKEKDGNTILHQATFNRQPEIIGLLIGQEAVVSGVNVNAINSSGFTPKDVLDLLLQSGGDCYDIQIHQIFQQAGALKARESTTGPAHVQTEAENFNNKQKLLSSSSWNLWKELMKEVTESSSETKNSLMIVAVLIARITYQAILNSPSGFWSDSDNKNNPTVSTVQKRSRTMSPGEAVMRQACGWPCFQ; this comes from the exons ATGGAACCAAGATTGTTCGAAGCATCTCGTTCTGGAGATATTTCTGCATTTCACTCATTACTCGGGGAAGATCCATTTCTGCTTGATCGAGTTGCGTTAAACTCTGTCGATAATCCTCTACACATATCAGCAATGGCGGGACAAACAGAAATCACAAAAGAAATTGTGAGCAGAAAGCCAGCATTCGCTAGGGAGCTAAGTGAAAATGGTTTTAGCCCGATGCATGTCGCTTCGGCTAAAGGGCACGTTGAAATTATAAGAGAGCTTATGAGAGTTGGATATGACATATGTCTTTTGAAGGGAAAAGATGGTAAGGTTCCACTTCATTGCGCGGCTTTGAAAGGCAGAGTTGATGTTGTTAAGGAACAGGTCTGGGCTTGCCCCGAGTCTGTTAAAGAACTGACTGCTTTTGGTGAAACTGCCCTCCATTTGGCTGTGAAGAGTAACCAGATTGAGGCTGCAAGGGTACTGATCGAGGAGATAAGGAGGTTAGATATgatggaaattttgatttggaaagaAAAGGATGGGAACACCATATTACATCAGGCGACCTTCAACAGACAACCTGAG ATTATAGGTCTGTTAATTGGTCAAGAAGCAGTTGTTTCTGGCGTTAACGTAAATGCCATAAACTCAAGCGGCTTTACGCCAAAGGATGTCCTAGATCTTCTGCTCCAAAGTGGAGGTGATTGTTATGATATTCAGATTCATCAGATATTTCAGCAAGCTGGAGCTTTGAAAGCCCGAGAAAGCACAACAGGCCCTGCACATGTTCAAACCGAAGCAGAAAACTTTAACAATAAGCAAAAATTgctatcttcttcttcatggAACCTATGGAAGGAACTGATGAAAGAGGTTACGGAATCATCAAGTGAAACTAAAAACTCATTAATGATTGTGGCAGTCCTGATAGCAAGGATCACATACCAAGCAATTCTGAACTCTCCAAGTGGTTTTTGGTCAGACTCagataataaaaacaatccgACCGTCAGCACCGTTCAGAAGAGATCTAGAACCATGTCGCCTGGAGAGGCTGTCATGA GGCAGGCTTGCGGCTGGCCATGTTTTCAATGA